DNA sequence from the Prolixibacter sp. SD074 genome:
TACCGTGAAAGTTATGTCCGCCCCCAAAGATGTTAGGGCAAGGTAACCCCATAAATGAAAGACGTGCTCCATCGGTTCCACCGCGAATCGGTTCAATCTTCGGTTCCACTCCAACTTCTTTCATTGCTTCTTCCGCCATGTCAATGATATAAAGAGCTGGCTCTACCTTCTCCCGCATGTTGTAATACTGATCTTTCATTTCCAGTTCTACTGTCCCTTCGCCGAATTCAGCATTTACTTTGCGTACGATATGCTCCATTTCCGTCTTGCGATCTTCAAAACGGTCCTTTCTGAAATCACGAATGATATACTCCAACTCGGTACGTTCGACGTTTCCGTCAATCGATAGCAAGTGGTAGAAACCTTCGTAACCGTCGGTATGCTCAGGTGTTTCGTGTCGCGGAAGCATGCTCACAAACTGGCTGGCAATGCGCATCGAGTTTTTCATCTTGTGCTTAGCCGAACCGGGATGTACGCTAATTCCATGCACAATCACACGGGCAAAAGCGGCATTGAAGTTCTCGTACTGCAGTTCACCTATTTCGCCGCCGTCCATGGTATAAGCAAAGTCAGCTCCAAATTTTTCCACATTGAAATAATCGGCTCCCTGCCCAATCTCTTCATCAGGAGTAAATCCAACACGTACCTTCCCATGTTTGATCCCGGGATGACTGGCCAGGTACTCCATGGAAGTCACAATTTCAGCCAATCCGGCTTTATCATCAGCGCCAAGCAAGGTCAAACCATTTGTCACGATTAATCGCTGACCGGTATATTTCTTTATATCAGGGAATTTTTCCGGGGATAATACAATTCCCTCTTCCTGGTTCAGGACAACATTGCCTCCGTCATAGTTCTCAACGAACTGCGGATTCACGTTCTTACCCGAAAAATCCGGACTGGTATCCATGTGAGCAATAAATCCAACCGTGGGAACTTCCTTATCAATATTCGACGGAAGCGTCGCCATCACATAGCCATTATCATCCAGCTCCACATCTTCGAGTCCGATGCGCTTCAACTCTTCGGTAAGTCCTTGTGCGAAAGTAATCTGGCCCGGTGTACTAGGCGTAAGCCCCGTTTTGGGGTCGGACTGGGTGTTTATCTTTACATAACCGATAAAACGGTCGACAACCTGGTTTTCCATTTTTATCATCAAATTTGCAGATTTAAGAGTCCGAATATAGCAAATTTAGCCGAGAGAGAAGTACAAAAAATCGCTGTAAAGTAGTGAAACTGACGAATCTCATTATTTGTCAATCGAATGGGAAAATCGTGTACAAAAAAAGGAGTCACTGAAACAACTCCCTTTTTAAGTTATGATAATGCAACCAACTTAATAAGCCAGCGCAAATATGACTCTTCTCTTTGACGGTTTACCAGTTACCATACAAGTCCCTTCCTCTTCCTCCCCCTCAAAAGGAATACAGCGAATGGTGGCCTTGGTTTCCTCCTTGATGCGGGTTTCTGTTTCGGAAGTACCGTCCCAGTGGGCCAGAATAAATCCGCCCTTAGTATTCAGCACTTCTTTAAATTCATCATAGGTATCCACCTTCACGGTATTTTCCTTGCGAAAATTCCATGCCTTTCGGTAGATGTTATTTTGAATTTCAATCAGCAGATCTTCCACATACTGATCGATGTTTTCGAGTGACTGAACCGATTTTTCCAACGTGTCACGACGAGCCACCTCAACGGTTCCGTTTTCCATGTCACGTGGCCCCATAGCCAGACGGACAGGTACGCCTTTCATTTCATACTCGGCAAACTTCCATCCGGGGCGCTGTGAGTCACGATCGTCGTATCTAACCGTAATGCCTCTTTTCCTAAGCTTGGCCATAATTTCCTTCACTTTGGCTGACACTTCCGCCAGTTGTTCCGCCTTTTTGTAAATCGGAACAATCACGACCTCATAAGGCGCCAGGCGCGGAGGCAGCACCAGGCCGTTATTATCGGAATGGGCCATAATCAGTGCACCTACCAAACGAGTAGAAACGCCCCACGAAGTCGCCCAAACATAATCCAGTTTCCCTTCCTTATTGGTGAACTGCACATCGAATGCCTTGGCGAAATTCTGGCCAAGGAAGTGCGACGTTCCTGATTGAAGGGCCTTTCCATCCTGCATCAATGCTTCAATGGTGTAAGTTTCCAACGCTCCGGCAAAACGTTCATTAGCCGATTTTGCTCCCTTGATGACCGGAACCGCCATATAGTTTTCGGCAAAGTCAGCATACACATTAATCATGCGTTCCGTTTCTTCCATGGCCTCCTGCCTCGTAGCATGAGCTGTATGGCCTTCCTGCCAAAGGAATTCAGAGGTACGAAGGAACATACGGGTACGCATTTCCCAACGCACAACGTTTGCCCATTGGTTTATCAACAACGGAAGATCGCGGTATGATTGAATCCAGTTTTTATAGGTATTCCAGATAATGGTCTCCGAAGTAGGCCGTACAATCAGCTCTTCTTCCAGCTTCGCATCCGGGTCGACCACTATGCCATTGCCATCCGGATCATTTTTTAACCGGTAATGAGTTACTACGGCACACTCTTTGGCGAACCCTTCAACGTGATCGGCCTCTTTCGAGAAGAATGATTTAGGAATGAACAACGGGAAATAGGCATTTTCGTGTCCGGTTTCCTTAAACATGCGATCCAGTTCAGCCTGCATTTTTTCCCAGATAGCGTAACCGTATGGCTTGATTACCATGCAACCACGAACAGCTGAGTTCTCCGCTAAATCGGCCTTCACAACCAAATCATTGTACCATTGTGAATAATTTTCTTCTTTTGATGTTAGTTCCTTCGCCATCTTCTATCTTTTGGTATGGAATTTGCTTTATGTATAGTGAATTTTCAAGCTTACAAAGTAAAGAAATTCTCTAAGAATATTAAATACTTTTGGGAGGACATAATCATGAAACCAAGACTAAAACTGCTTACCGTCATTGCACTTTTCCTGGGTGGATGTTCCACCGGTTCAATGGTAACGAGCGGGTATGTCGACGACATTTATTACTCGCCTGGCGATACTCCGCCCCCCGTTGTGGCACATGCCGGTGTTTCACAACCAAAACAAACCACTCCTCAACGGGAACAGGTTGTTTCCAATATAAAGGAATCGTCCGGTGGAAAAACCGTTGACAACTACGTACTGAAGGATGGTAGTTCAAATTCGTATGGAAATATCGACGAGTACTACTATAACGATCAGCCCGATTATGCCGATACCACCTATTACAATGATGATGATTCGGTTAAATATGTAATCAACAATTACTACGAACCCAGTGATAACATAAGCTACAGCTCACGGATCCGCCGTTTCCAGGATCCTTATTTCTATGATCCATACTGGGATAGTTACATGTGGGACCCGTATTACTACGGACCGTCATGGAGCATCAGCTGGGGCTTCGGATGGAGCAATCCATGGTATTATGGTGGTTGGGGTTATCCATACTCCTACTACAGCTGGGGTGGCTATTACAGTCCCTGGTATTACGGTGGTTGGGGTTACCCATACAATTCCTACTATGGTGGCTGGGGTGGTTACCCATACTACGGTTGGGGCGGATATCCGGTTGTCGGAAATTCCGTAGATCGTTATCACGGGAAACGCAATTATACCGGTCGCCGTGGAGGTTCCAATGCCATCAATTACGGTGGCAGTAGTATCAATCATGGTGAGGCTTTAGGCCGGTCGGTCCCGGTTGGTTCTTCCAGATCATCTGCTTCGGGCGCTGTAAAAAATGCTTCTTCATCTACATCCTCCGAAAGAAGAACGATTGGTGGTGCCGGCGCTACCGGAACCCGTCTTCAGGGTACACGCCCCGGAACTACATCCAACAAATCGGGTACGATTAACCGGGGAACACCGACAACAACGCGTACAGCTACATCAACCCGTCAATCCGGAACATATTCCGGCGCACCGGGAAGAAATAACCAGGTGCAGACCAGTCTCCGTCGGGGAACTTCTTCATCCGTTCGCTCAAGCTCAGGTACGGTCATGAGCCGTCCAAGAGTTCAAACTCAGCAAACTACCCGGAGCCGTTCTTCTGTGCAGACAACAACGACTACCAGAAGATATACGCCGAGTTACTCGAAACCGAGAATGAATACCCGGGCCACTTATAACAAGTCAACGACCAGACAATATACACGGCCCAGCAGTACGTCTACCAAATCGAGCTACAGTCGTTACAGTAAGCCGAGTAGTACCTCCGGAACCCGCAGTTCGGCAGTTCGTTCAAGCAGCAGTTCATACCGTCGTGGTTCGAGCAGTTCATCGAACTACCGTTCGGGCAGCTCGACGAGAAGTTACCGTTCATCAGGTAATAGCTACCGTTCATCCGGAAGCTCTTCCAGTAGCGGAAGATCATACAGCGCACCTTCATCCGGTGGAGGAAGCCGTAGTAGCGGCGGAAGTTATTCCGGTAGAAGAAGGTAAATTGTTGTGACGAGTTCCAGCAAAAGAATAATGAAGAACTTAAATTCCTTTTGACAATGAAAAGAATAATAATGACCATCAGCACCCTGCTGGCGCTGACACTATATGCTTCAGCTCAGTATGTTGACCAGGCGCTTGTGCTCTCGCAACAGAGTTATGGAGTTACAGCCCGTTCGAAAGCAATGGGTAGCGCCTTTGGCGCGCTGGGAGGTGACTTTTCATCCCTCAGTATTAACCCGGCCGGAATAGCGGTTTATCGCGCTAACGAATTTTCATTTACTCCCGATGTTTTTCATTACAACAGAACGGAGGCGACCAACCAGGGAATCACGGCTGATGACTCGAAATATAATTTTAACATCGCCAACATCGGATATGTTGGGATCTATCATCCCGGCGATACCGAAAGCGGATTGGTATCTGTCAATTTTGGGCTCGGATTTAACCGGTTGCGCAACTTCCATCAGAATTCACTGTCAGAGGCTATGAATTCGCCTTATTCGCGGATGGATGCTTTCGCCCAGAATACCAACGGTATTAACTACAACGACTTAGTGACAACCGACAGTTACGATCCCTATTATAACGGTATTCCGTGGGAAAGTAAAATGGCCTGGGAAAACTACCTGATTGATGTAGCCAATCCCGGTGCAGGAGACAATCAGTACAATTCGATTCTGTACCAGGGCGAAACCGTTAATCAGCATTATGCCATTCAACGAGAAGGCTACATTAATGAATATGTGTTTTCGCTGGGGGCCAATTTCAGTAACAAATTTTACATTGGAGCCACGGTTGGTATTGATGATTTGTATTATCGGGAACGTTCGACCTACGGTGAAGACGGCGGTTCCAACGGTTTCGGCAATTTCGATTACTACAATTACCTAAGAACAACCGGCGTCGGGTTCAATTTAAAGTTCGGTATGATTTACCGCCCCATCCCTCAATTGCGATTGGGTGCAGCCATCCATACCCCAACGTTTTTCAACCTGAAGGAAAATTACCATTCCTGGATATCTTCCAATCTTGATGCCAATGTGGGCGCCGGAGCCGGAAGTCACCGGGAAGAAACACCTTACGGCGATTACAAATACGATTTGGAAACGCCTCTCCGTGCTATTGGTAGCATTGCCTACCAGTTCGGAAAGAAAGGCTTGCTTTCGGTCGACTATGAGTATGTTAATTACAACAACATCAAACTGCGCCACGGTAGCGATGGATATGATTTCTATTCAGAAAATCAGGATATCAACAATTACTACCAATCTATCGGGAATATCCGGGTAGGTGGTGAATATAGGGTAACGCCGGCGGTTAGTTTGCGCGGCGGTTATGAATACTACGGAAGCCCCTATAAATCAACTGTCGATGGTGTTTCGCAACCCAATTCAAATTACCAGCATGTGACTTATAATGGCGGCCTTGGTTTCCGGTTTGGCAACGCCAATCTCGACATCGCTTACGGCTTAACTGATTTGACACGCTACAATTATCCGTTTAAGGTTTATGATGCCACAACAGGTGATCAGATTGTAAAACCCATTAAGTATCATACCCTGGTACACGATGTAATGTTTACCATGGCATACCGTTTCTAAAATAAATTACCAACGAAAAACGAAGGAGGCTCCGGCCTCCTTTTTTTGTGCCCCAACACGGCCTTCCGGAATGCCGGATGACTACCTAAATGGCTGGGGACATTAAAAAGCACACCGGATGATTGTCTAAACGAGTTGACGGTATTAACCTGAACTTCGGGCGAATGCCCGGAGCCGCAGCTGGTATTGACCGGGGGTACCGGAAGATTCGCCACAAAAAAAAATCCCCGCCTCACCTAGGAGAGACAGGGATTAGTTTGATTGTATGAGTATCTATTACTACCAATCTCAGATTATCATTCCCGCGCCCACCGTGTTGTTGGTTGCTTCATCAATCAGGATAAGGCTTCCGGTATTCCGGTTACGTTTATAGGAGTCAAAGAAAAGCGGCCTGGTCGTTTTAATGCGGATGCGCGCGATATCATTCAATCCAACGGTTTTGTCATCCACAATCTCTTCCAGTGTATTGATATTTACCTTGTGGTGCACTTCGGTTACCATACAGCGTGCTTCGTTTGATGTATGAAGTAAAGTGTACTTTTTGCGAAGTGCCATGGGCGTTTCGCTCAGCCAGCTTACCATTAATTCTATTTCCTGACCTTGCCGGGGTTGATTTTCAGCATCGGCAATCATGGAACCACGACTAATATCGATATCGTCTTCCAGCCTGATGACAACACTTTGCGGGGGGAAAGCTTCCTGTTTTTCCTCGCCACCAAAGTCGATAGCAGCAATTTTCGATTTCATCCCGGAAGGGAAAACGGCCACTTCCTGGCCCACTTTAAAAACGCCGCCGGCTACACGTCCGGCATAACCGCGATAATCGTGGTATTCATCTGCCTGCGGGCGAATAACGTACTGCACCGGGAAGCGGGGGTCCGACAAATCCTCATCGTGTTCAATCGGGATATTTTCCAATAATCCGATGAAAGTGGGACCATCGTACCAGTCGGTGTTGGTTGATCTGTCTACAACATTGTCACCCAATTTGGCACTGATGGGCAGATAATGAACATCTTTATTTCCGAGCCGATCGGCCACCTGAGTGAAATCGGCTTTTATTTCTTCGAAGCGTTCCCGGCTAAAATCAACCAGATCCATTTTGTTTACACAAACAATTACGTGCGGAATTTTCAGTAACGCAGCGATGTATGCATGACGGCGGGTTTGCTCAATAACGCCGTTCCGGGCATCGACCAGGATAACGGCTGCATTAGCTGTCGACGCGCCGGTAACCATATTCCGTGTATACTGCACGTGTCCGGGAGTATCGGCAATGATGAATTTCCGCTTCGGTGTTGCAAAGTAACGGTAAGCCACATCGATGGTAATTCCCTGCTCACGTTCGGCCCGCAAACCATCGGTCAACAGTGCAAGGTTAACTTCTTCGCCCCCCTTGCCAAAACTGGCCCGCTCAATGGCCTCCATTTGATCCTCAAAAATGGCTTTACTGTCGTATAATAGTCGTCCGATAAGCGTACTTTTTCCGTCGTCCACGCTTCCGGCAGTGGTGAAACGTAAAAGCTCCATATCGAGATATCCGCTTTCTTTTCCAGACATATTTCAGTTTTAATTAAAATGCAGAAACAGCAAGCGTTCCTGTCGGGTTATCTAATTGCGTTATGCAGGTTCTGTTAAAAGTATCCTCCCCGTTTACGGTCTTCCATGGCCGCCTCCGAGCGTTTGTCATCGGCACGGCCTCCCCTTTCGGTTACCCGGCTGATGGCTACTTCCTGGATAATGTCTTCCAGTGAATTTGCTGTTGACAGTGTTAAACCGGTACAGGTAATGTCACCGATAGTCCG
Encoded proteins:
- the proS gene encoding proline--tRNA ligase, coding for MAKELTSKEENYSQWYNDLVVKADLAENSAVRGCMVIKPYGYAIWEKMQAELDRMFKETGHENAYFPLFIPKSFFSKEADHVEGFAKECAVVTHYRLKNDPDGNGIVVDPDAKLEEELIVRPTSETIIWNTYKNWIQSYRDLPLLINQWANVVRWEMRTRMFLRTSEFLWQEGHTAHATRQEAMEETERMINVYADFAENYMAVPVIKGAKSANERFAGALETYTIEALMQDGKALQSGTSHFLGQNFAKAFDVQFTNKEGKLDYVWATSWGVSTRLVGALIMAHSDNNGLVLPPRLAPYEVVIVPIYKKAEQLAEVSAKVKEIMAKLRKRGITVRYDDRDSQRPGWKFAEYEMKGVPVRLAMGPRDMENGTVEVARRDTLEKSVQSLENIDQYVEDLLIEIQNNIYRKAWNFRKENTVKVDTYDEFKEVLNTKGGFILAHWDGTSETETRIKEETKATIRCIPFEGEEEEGTCMVTGKPSKRRVIFALAY
- a CDS encoding OmpP1/FadL family transporter; translation: MKRIIMTISTLLALTLYASAQYVDQALVLSQQSYGVTARSKAMGSAFGALGGDFSSLSINPAGIAVYRANEFSFTPDVFHYNRTEATNQGITADDSKYNFNIANIGYVGIYHPGDTESGLVSVNFGLGFNRLRNFHQNSLSEAMNSPYSRMDAFAQNTNGINYNDLVTTDSYDPYYNGIPWESKMAWENYLIDVANPGAGDNQYNSILYQGETVNQHYAIQREGYINEYVFSLGANFSNKFYIGATVGIDDLYYRERSTYGEDGGSNGFGNFDYYNYLRTTGVGFNLKFGMIYRPIPQLRLGAAIHTPTFFNLKENYHSWISSNLDANVGAGAGSHREETPYGDYKYDLETPLRAIGSIAYQFGKKGLLSVDYEYVNYNNIKLRHGSDGYDFYSENQDINNYYQSIGNIRVGGEYRVTPAVSLRGGYEYYGSPYKSTVDGVSQPNSNYQHVTYNGGLGFRFGNANLDIAYGLTDLTRYNYPFKVYDATTGDQIVKPIKYHTLVHDVMFTMAYRF
- a CDS encoding sulfate adenylyltransferase subunit 1 → MSGKESGYLDMELLRFTTAGSVDDGKSTLIGRLLYDSKAIFEDQMEAIERASFGKGGEEVNLALLTDGLRAEREQGITIDVAYRYFATPKRKFIIADTPGHVQYTRNMVTGASTANAAVILVDARNGVIEQTRRHAYIAALLKIPHVIVCVNKMDLVDFSRERFEEIKADFTQVADRLGNKDVHYLPISAKLGDNVVDRSTNTDWYDGPTFIGLLENIPIEHDEDLSDPRFPVQYVIRPQADEYHDYRGYAGRVAGGVFKVGQEVAVFPSGMKSKIAAIDFGGEEKQEAFPPQSVVIRLEDDIDISRGSMIADAENQPRQGQEIELMVSWLSETPMALRKKYTLLHTSNEARCMVTEVHHKVNINTLEEIVDDKTVGLNDIARIRIKTTRPLFFDSYKRNRNTGSLILIDEATNNTVGAGMII
- the pepT gene encoding peptidase T, with protein sequence MIKMENQVVDRFIGYVKINTQSDPKTGLTPSTPGQITFAQGLTEELKRIGLEDVELDDNGYVMATLPSNIDKEVPTVGFIAHMDTSPDFSGKNVNPQFVENYDGGNVVLNQEEGIVLSPEKFPDIKKYTGQRLIVTNGLTLLGADDKAGLAEIVTSMEYLASHPGIKHGKVRVGFTPDEEIGQGADYFNVEKFGADFAYTMDGGEIGELQYENFNAAFARVIVHGISVHPGSAKHKMKNSMRIASQFVSMLPRHETPEHTDGYEGFYHLLSIDGNVERTELEYIIRDFRKDRFEDRKTEMEHIVRKVNAEFGEGTVELEMKDQYYNMREKVEPALYIIDMAEEAMKEVGVEPKIEPIRGGTDGARLSFMGLPCPNIFGGGHNFHGKFEFIPTKSMEKACHVILKIVEKVSAMEK